In Natronococcus sp. AD-5, the genomic window CACCCATGAGCCGTGACCGGGCCCTCCTCGACCGGGCCCTGGAACGTGGCGAACAGGACGGGGGCAGCGTCGAATTCAAGGAACGACTGCTCCGAGACGTCCACCTCGAGGGGGGACGCAGGGAGAGTCTGGCTGCACAACTTCGACACCGCATGCTCTCGGGCGACGGCGAGGCGACGTACGTCGTCGGCGTCACCGACGACGGCGGCCTCGCCGGCATCGACCCCGACACCTTCTCCGAAACGATGGACGTCCTCTCGCTGCTCGCGGAGGAAGCCGACGCCCACATCGACGACGTCCAGACGTGGGGCCTCGAGGGCGGACTCGTCGGGGTCGCGCGGATCTGCGACGGCGCGATTCTCGAGACCGACGACGAACACCTCGTCGTCGGGACGGCCGGCCACGTCGACCACGGAAAGAGTACGCTCGTCGGCTCGCTCGTCACCGGCACGGCGGACGACGGCGACGGCGCGACGCGCGCGTATCTCGACGTCCAACCTCACGAGATCGAGCGCGGGCTCTCGGCGGATCTCTCGTACGCCGTCTACGGCTTCGACGACGACGGTCCCGTCCGCGTGCGCAATCCGAACCGCAAGTCGGACCGCGCTCAGGTCGTCGAGGAAGCGGACCGGCTCGTCTCGTTCGTCGACACCGTCGGCCACGAGCCGTGGCTCCGTACCACGATCCGCGGACTCGTCGGGCAGAAACTCGACTACGGGCTGCTCGTCGTCGCCGCGGACGACGGACCGACGCGAACGACGCGCGAACACCTCGGCGTCCTGCTGGCGACCGACCTCCCGACCATCGTC contains:
- a CDS encoding GTPBP1 family GTP-binding protein; its protein translation is MSRDRALLDRALERGEQDGGSVEFKERLLRDVHLEGGRRESLAAQLRHRMLSGDGEATYVVGVTDDGGLAGIDPDTFSETMDVLSLLAEEADAHIDDVQTWGLEGGLVGVARICDGAILETDDEHLVVGTAGHVDHGKSTLVGSLVTGTADDGDGATRAYLDVQPHEIERGLSADLSYAVYGFDDDGPVRVRNPNRKSDRAQVVEEADRLVSFVDTVGHEPWLRTTIRGLVGQKLDYGLLVVAADDGPTRTTREHLGVLLATDLPTIVAITKADAVSERRVQEVEREVERLLRDVDKSPLRVARHGVDAAVEEISERVVPIVTTSAITMEGLGTLDELFDRLPKTSQDAGEFRMYVDRSYSVTGVGAVASGTVMAGEVEAGDELLIGPMADGRFQEVEVRSIEMHYHRVDKAQAGRIVGIALKGIKESAIERGMVLLPRDADPDPVREFEAEVMVLNHPTRIGDGYEPVVHLETIGEAAAFYPEDGRLLPGDTGETTVRFKFRPYLVEEGQKFVFREGRSKGVGTVTDVHPAR